Below is a genomic region from Patagioenas fasciata isolate bPatFas1 chromosome 5, bPatFas1.hap1, whole genome shotgun sequence.
GGCAGAAGGGAAGCCTCACTGAGCATCAAGCAGGACTTGTacctaaaacaaaccccaacaatgAAAGCCCCCGATGGGGATTTTCCTGTTGGCTGCCTTAGGTTGAATGCAAGTTCGTTTGGTTTGGAGAGGTGTGGGCAACTCTCCACTTGTCActgtgggagcagcagcagcacagagctgtaCAGAGGGGTGTCCAAGGGGAAAAAGGGCTATTCTGAGGTCCCCAGAGCTGGGGTGCAGGTCCCAGGCAAGGCTACTTTAAAGACAGTGTAGGCTCCTCTGCTGTGGCGGCCCCGTTGAGGAGGCAACAGGGCTCTCACCAGGCtgcaaggagagcagctcctggccttctctcctccttctccttgggGTAAACCTGGCTGGCAGGCCTCCCTTGCCAGGGCATCCCTGTCCCCTGCTCCTGTGTGGCATGGCTGCCAGGGATGGCTGGGAGACAATGCCACCAGGCTGCTTTCAGAGCAGGGAAGCCACAGAGGCAGCAGGGAGAAGGGAGGGGCAAAACTCAGGAAGTCAAGGTTAGGACAGAGCCCTGTGCAGTCCCCAAAGCAATAGTTTTGGCACTGCCCAGCTGGACAGTGACCCCAGGCCAGCTCTGAAGATGCTTCGATGATTCAGGAGACACCTGGGCCTCCTCATTGCACTGGGGTGCTGCTGCCCAGGCCCACCACTGTTGTGATTTGAGGTGCTCAGCTCTCAGACAGTCTGTGCCATACAGCATGGAGTCTGTGGGAAGGGATTTGTTTCGCAGAGGTGCATCTTGCTCTGCTCTTTCCTTGGCTTGAGCCCATCACACCATTTTGTCCTGGAGTAACATGAGCTCCAGATCATGGTGACTTGGGATGGGAGAGTCATGTCACTAAAGGGAAGTGCAAAGTTATTTATCTTGGTCCCCTCTGTGCTGGCTGCAGCTGGTCTTTCTCAGGCTGGAGAGCCCACCAACATAATCTATCTCTGCCCCATCTAGGGCTAGAGAGAACTGGGCTGGCACTGTTGGCTCTTGCCTTTGTGTTAAGGTATAGAAGCAGGGCGTGAGCGGGGTTAGACAGGGTCTGCTTGGCTGGCAGGtcctgctgggatgggctgccTGGGGAGTGTGGGCTGCCAGGACAGCTGCGTTCTGACCTCCAGCTCATGCTGCCTTCAGACAGCGCTTTTGTGTTGCTTTTGTCAAGTTGGCTCCATAGTCCCAGAGATTGAGGTGTGGGCGCTTGGGGCCCTGGGCCATCTCTGGAGCAAGAATGATTGCTGCTCCTCCCTCCTGGGACAGAGGCCCCCACCACCGGGCAGGAGGGCACAGGGGCTCTCAGCGATCACCTAACAGAGGTACATGGGCAGCATTTGAAAGCAGGCAATTTTTATCCTTCCATACTCTGATGCTTAAGTCTTTTGTCAGCCTCAATGTGCTGCAGTTCAGCATCTTTTAAGCCCCTAGCTCCCCATTAATATTAGTTTTCCTTAACAACCCTGCATCTCTCTTTgtttagaaacatttttctttcctgcagatgaTGGTTTTGATGGTGGCTTTGTTACTGGAGTTGATTCATGTATCCTCCAGTCTCAGTTCTCACAGCTGCCCCTTGGCAAATTTGCCCAAATTTGTAGAAAATATGCATATAATTATAAAGGGCACAGACCTATTTTCCTACCTCTACTTTCTGAAACACAGGAGGGGCTGTTGCCTTTCCCTACTTTTTGTTACTTGATGCAGGTGCCAATGAGAGAactcagcagcagaagaaaaacagtggCTTTGAAGATGAACTTTCTGAAGTCCTTGAAAGTCAGAATGACAAGAACAAGCAGAGAGGTCAGTGTCAGCCCCCCCCCCCAGGAAATCCAGGTCAGGCTGTAAACAAGGATGTTCTTTCTAACAGCCTTGATATGTCCATCTGCTTCTCATTTAGGCGTCTCCTTTGATGCTGCTGCTGGTACACACAAGCAaccctgtgtttgctttgttctTGCTTACCAGCTTAAACAACATGTAATTTCTGAGCTACAGTGATGGTCAAGTTACCAAACTGATACTGATCTTTCCCCTTCTGCTGCCAACACCATCACTCACTCCtaatgcttaaaatgagtcacAGCCAGGGAAATCCCATACTGAAAGACTCTGTGATACAGGGCAGAGCAACCTGAGTCTGCTCCTGCCACCCTTATTTCCAGGCATCCAAGATATTAGGTTGTGGGGCTCTGAAGGAAAAATTGAACTTTGGAAACACACAGTGCACACACCCACACAACCCACCTGTGGCTAGGAAAGACCACGTTCAGCTGGGATTTCCCCATGTCATGTTTCCATGGTTGGGCTAGAGACAGGCAGTGTAGCAGAAAGGAGGGTTTGGCCCTTTCCTTTTTCCACATCAGGAAGAGGTGATGCCAATGTGGGGTGAGATGTTTTCTTGTCCAGCAGCAGCACTCCTGCAGAGCGTCTCGAGTGGGCTCTGGGAAGGTGGCTGAGCAACAGCAGCACAGCGATGACGTGATGTCAGCCCAAAGCTGCCCAAAGTGATGAGGAGCAATActcccagggctgctcctgcagccagcaTAGCCAAAAGCCAAGGGAGAGGGCAGGTGGCTCTGGGCCTCCCTCCTGCCAGGGCAGACCTGAACCTCTTGCTCCAGCAGTGTGGAAACTGCATGAGGATGGAGCGTGGCACTCTGGGCCATCCAGGCCTGCAGGCAGCGCAGTGACACCACCACAGTGTCGCTGGTGGTCACCAGCCCTGCGTGACCATCTCTCTTCATCCCCTCACTCCAGCAGACTTCTCAGCCCTGCTTTGGGTTGTGCTTGGCTTTTCATACCCATCTGGCTTTTCCCACTGCTCTTCAGTTCCCTGtcttttcttttacaaaatgATTTCTGTGGCTAATTAGGTTAAAAGAGGCCAGTCTCTGACATGAGGAAGAGCAAATACCCAGCCCACATTAAGCTCCTGCTGAGTAGCTGCTTTGCGGAAGCAGAGCTAGCCCCCCGTTCCTGTGGCTCAACTGCAAACATGCTGACTCCTTCTTCAACCTGGTGGGAGGCATAAGGATGCAATGTTAGCGCAGTTCTCAGAGCAGGGAGAGCTGTGCAAGTGTCATATTACAAtcctaaataatttcattttatgtgCGATCTGGTTTCACGCTGGCCAGGTTTGCTGCTGGCATTTCAAGAGAGGGTGatgaaggctgtgctgcagcaaagCACTTCAGCATATGTTTAACTTCAGCCTCGCGAGGCTCTCCAGGAGAGCAGCAGCTTGAACACAAGTGTGTGTTGAAGTGATTTGTGGAAGGATCCATGGGCTGGCTAAGCAGATTGCTGAGTGGGACTGAAGCTCCCTAAGAAATGCATGGGCTTCACTGGTGGTGAAATGAGCTCTCAGGAGAGGTGTTACTTCTTTCTCCTCCCTCTGCAGGTATGACAGGGGAGCGCCCTGACGAGGAGCAGCCCACGGAGTCCCTGGCTGAGCTGGAAGCACAGAAAACCCAGCAAAATGAGGATTCAAtagaggagggaaaaaacagcctggaggagagggagCCCAGGCTACGGGATGCTGACCCTGGAGAGAAGGAGGATCGGGATGAAGCAGAGAGCAATGAGATCAGAGGCACAGAGGATGCCCAGCGAGATGAAGCTATGGACAATCACATCAGCAAAGACTCCAGCAAcgatgagcagcagcagcaaggggatGAAGAGGAGCAGACCAGAGGCCCCAGGGACAGCCTGGAGCTTGAGGATGAAGGAGAGCAGCTATCCAGGCAGGGCCGGGAGCAGAGCAAGGAGGCAGCAGGGGAGCGTGTGGAGCGGGAGGATGATGGAGGAGATGATGCTGCAGAGGAGGACCCTACTGAAGCAGAGAGATCACTTGATTTggctgaggaggatgaggaggctgaggagatgCAGGGAGATGACAGTACGTATCCCAGACGACTGCACTGATACCTACCCagggtgagctgagagatctgcaacaGGCAGATAAGAGGCTTTAAAGCCTAAAAGTTCAGGCAGATGCTTACTGGGTTTGCAGACACACCCCTACCGACaggcacccagacccccccctAAGAGTGCCCAGCCTCACGGGCCCATGCACAACAGGTAACACAGACCGGGCAGCTGCCTGCTGCTCAGTTTTCATAGCATCTGGGGACAACTGATTGATTTTTCTTGAACTTCCTATGTGATGTTTGACTGTTGCCTCCAAGCCCCACTACTGACGTGGTGACATGAAAGTGAGTATTTCCAGAATCCTGGGAATATGGGCCTAAGTCAGGAAACCCATCTTACATTGCCCCTGAAGGCTCAGTTCAGAGGTGGAGCATAGCCAGGTTGACACCTGTGCTCACTGTTGTGCTTAATGCTCTTTCAGATAATGACAATGCTCTGGGATTTGGAAAAGATGGGAGGagctctgaggaggaggaggacgacgaGGAGGAAGAACAGCCCCGGGCACTGAGAGGAGGAAGACATCGCCTGGAGGATGAGGACACCTTCCAGCCCAGGGATGCCAAAAGtgaagagatggaggaggagtCCTCCAGGGAGTGGGAAGACTCCAAGAGGTGGAACAAAATGGATGAGCTGGCCAAGCAGCTGACTTCGAAGAAGCGCATGGAGGAAAATGATAGTGAGGAAGACCCAGACAGGTCCATGAAAATGGCATTCAGGTCCCGCAAGTATGAGTTCGGTAGTCCAGAGGAAAATGTGAGAAGGTCTTGGAAGCATCATTCAAAGGAGGACAGCACTGAAGGAGGCTTTCCACTTGCTCCTATGCCTGAAGAAAAGAAGGATGAGGAAGGCAGTGCTAACAGGAGAACGGAGGTTGGTGTACGTAAGCTTAAGACTAAATCCCACTTGGTTATTACTTGGGAATCCAAACTATGCCTGGAGATGTGGATGGCACCTTGGTGTTATGCAGCCAGTACCAGTTCTCTCTGACATTAAGGAGATGCTTGGTGACCTTTTAGCCATAAAGCCCTGGGTATTATTGAGATTTGCACCTGTCTGCGTCTTCAggttttttaacttgttttgGTGAGTAGTACAAAAACCTCCTCTGCTGCAGACAGTCTTAAAAATGGGAGAGGACTTTTGCACCGGTCTGTGCTGGACATGGTGACCTGAGCTGTCTCTGAGGCCTTGAGTTTGGTCCTGTGTTCCAAAGCCTCTGCCCCTGGCTCAGGGATGGAGTCAGTAGTGTCAGACCTCTTACAGGGATAAACCAGGGTGCAGCCGTGGGGAGAGAGCTGGGGCATTGGAGTGGAAATGGTTGACAGTTATGTGAATACATCTGAGACAGGCTTCCAAAGTCAGAGACCTCCTGCTCTGTTACCTTGCATGATGCAGCTTGGTAGCTCAGCACTTCCCCAGTAGCCAGGGGTGGTATTTTCACCTTTGTGCTGAGGCCCTGCTCCAGGCATGGATATTTATTTGAGATAGTGATGGGGCCTGGATGGTGGGACTGGGCATGGAGTCTGTGGGTGTTTGCTCTGGGAAAAGCCATGATCAGGTGCCCAGGAACAGACTGGGGCAGCAGGTGAGTGGAGCTAATTTTTTGCAGCTCTCTTGCTTGAAACACCCCTCTTGCCTTAGGCACCAAAACATTGCCCAAAGATTGAGCATCAGCATCCCCTGCTGGGAGGGCATCTCCATTTGTGTTGGTTCAGAGCAAAGCCAAATATCTTGGTTTTGAGCTGGGATGGAGCAGGTGCCTGACGAGGAGCTGGGCACCTGCCCCATCTGCGTCCTCATCACCATCTGCTTGCATCCCAGGTGTCTCCCCAAAGGAGGCTGATGCCCACccacccctgccagccccgcTGGGGTGTGTCTTGTCCACAAGGTGGTCGGCCCAGCTGCCAAAAAGTGACTGGGAAGGAGGTTgctgaggctgaaaaactgcttaCAGTTGTGACAagattttttggtattttttttaaaacactagGTCAGGGTCTCTGGGAGATGGTGAGGAGGCATCAGACCAGTCATGCACCAGTGAGGCACAGGGTCTGCTCTGCCAGAGCAGCTGCCACCCTGTGCAGCTGGGCTATGGGGCTGGCTGGCTGGGCCAGTGAGGCCAGTGTGGGCACAGCTTGGGGACATGAGTGCTGTCCCCTGCACCTGCTGGGGCTCAACAcactgctgcagccagagccttcccaggggctgggccaaGGGCCCTGCGGAGAGTTGGTGGCTGTCAGCCCATacctggcagctgctgcaggcagcggCATGGCTCTACTCCCTCTGCATGGGAGAGGGGCTGTCACCTCCGCTCCACCAGCAGCATAAGGCACTTTTAGCACTGGCAGCCCTAAATTCGGTACCACAGAgcctgctgctgtgctgggcgAGCACGCAATCTGCAGAGAGCCCTGGGTGACACAGCTGTGGGGgacagccagggctggggctggcaggagacAGGGCAATTGCGTATGACCAGCGTTCAGGCAAAGCCACACAGTTACAAGTTTGAGTACCTTCGCTAAATAGAATAGCTTCAGGTGGTGGCATAAACGCACAAGAGCCACTGTTGAAAAATCACAAAGCGAAGGGCAGCTTGAGCCTTTAAACTGATAGCTTCTTCAGTCACTATTTTCCcaaaaggaaaaacatcttcTGGTGCTGGAAGCACGTgtggacactcagcacagcatgGTGAGAGGGGACACCGCCATCCCCTCCAGGAGCAGGGCACATCCTGCAGCTGCCGTGGGTGACAGGCAACAGTGCCCGTCCCGATTTGACACCACTGCCTTGGTGCAGGTTCCCAGTGCTGTTCGGCAGCAcccgctgcagccccagctccgcggcagccagccacctccagccccatgcTCTGCAGGGGCAGACCTGTCAGGGGCTGCCCTGCCTGTCAGCAGTGCTGGAGAAGGATAGGGATCGCATATCATGTCCCCATCACCAGCTGCAGCAATTCAACATCAGGACAAGACTAACTGGCGTTGAGCCCAGACACCACCATCTGTCCAGAGGAGCAAATGCCCGAGTGGGCTGAGGGGTCAGGGTGAGATGCAGCTGTGCTTGTGCCATCATTGACAGTGAGCCCCAGGCAAAGGCTTCCCATAGGTCTGGGGGGCAAGGGCTGCCCACCCATGGCTGCTGACGTGTCCTGGGCTTTTGTTGCAGGACCAGGACCTGGAGAGCCTGGCTGCCATCGAGGCTGAGCTGGAGCGCGTCGCACACAAGCTGCATGAGCTGAGGCGAGGCTGATGGCCCCAGCTCGCCCTGTGCAGGTGAAAGCCACCGCCGTCACCCTCTTCTGTCCCCAACGCATTTTCATTTCCTGATTTAAAAGCAATTAAGCTGGAGCAGAAGCATTGTGCCTAGGAAGCCAACTCACTAGCGCCCAggcttgcctccctctccataGTGTTGTGCCCATAGCCGCTTCTTCGCCTCACGCTCCCCTGTCCACATGGATGCCCACCCGCCCAGCTGGGCAACGGTGGGTGCAAAGCGCAACCTACACGTGTATTTTCTGTCTGGGTGggggttttttccctctttttttaaaagacaagacAGCTTTCTAGAAAGTTCTCCTTCCACCGGTAGTttcactgggtaaaaaactgcAATAACTTGTTATCTTTTGATTA
It encodes:
- the CHGA gene encoding chromogranin-A isoform X1 translates to MSRPGLLAVLLLAVPAMSLPVANDMNKGDTKVMKCIVEVISDTLSKPNPLPISEECLETLRGDERIISILRHQNLLKELQEIAAQGANERTQQQKKNSGFEDELSEVLESQNDKNKQRGMTGERPDEEQPTESLAELEAQKTQQNEDSIEEGKNSLEEREPRLRDADPGEKEDRDEAESNEIRGTEDAQRDEAMDNHISKDSSNDEQQQQGDEEEQTRGPRDSLELEDEGEQLSRQGREQSKEAAGERVEREDDGGDDAAEEDPTEAERSLDLAEEDEEAEEMQGDDNNDNALGFGKDGRSSEEEEDDEEEEQPRALRGGRHRLEDEDTFQPRDAKSEEMEEESSREWEDSKRWNKMDELAKQLTSKKRMEENDSEEDPDRSMKMAFRSRKYEFGSPEENVRRSWKHHSKEDSTEGGFPLAPMPEEKKDEEGSANRRTEVGDQDLESLAAIEAELERVAHKLHELRRG
- the CHGA gene encoding chromogranin-A isoform X2 — its product is MSRPGLLAVLLLAVPAMSLPVANDMNKGDTKVMKCIVEVISDTLSKPNPLPISEECLETLRGDERIISILRHQNLLKELQEIAAQGANERTQQQKKNSGFEDELSEVLESQNDKNKQRGMTGERPDEEQPTESLAELEAQKTQQNEDSIEEGKNSLEEREPRLRDADPGEKEDRDEAESNEIRGTEDAQRDEAMDNHISKDSSNDEQQQQGDEEEQTRGPRDSLELEDEGEQLSRQGREQSKEAAGERVEREDDGGDDAAEEDPTEAERSLDLAEEDEEAEEMQGDDNNDNALGFGKDGRSSEEEEDDEEEEQPRALRGGRHRLEDEDTFQPRDAKSEEMEEESSREWEDSKRWNKMDELAKQLTSKKRMEENDSEEDPDRSMKMAFRSRKYEFGSPEENVRRSWKHHSKEDSTEGGFPLAPMPEEKKDEEGSANRRTEDQDLESLAAIEAELERVAHKLHELRRG
- the CHGA gene encoding chromogranin-A isoform X3, translated to MSRPGLLAVLLLAVPAMSLPVANDMNKGDTKVMKCIVEVISDTLSKPNPLPISEECLETLRGDERIISILRHQNLLKELQEIAAQGMTGERPDEEQPTESLAELEAQKTQQNEDSIEEGKNSLEEREPRLRDADPGEKEDRDEAESNEIRGTEDAQRDEAMDNHISKDSSNDEQQQQGDEEEQTRGPRDSLELEDEGEQLSRQGREQSKEAAGERVEREDDGGDDAAEEDPTEAERSLDLAEEDEEAEEMQGDDNNDNALGFGKDGRSSEEEEDDEEEEQPRALRGGRHRLEDEDTFQPRDAKSEEMEEESSREWEDSKRWNKMDELAKQLTSKKRMEENDSEEDPDRSMKMAFRSRKYEFGSPEENVRRSWKHHSKEDSTEGGFPLAPMPEEKKDEEGSANRRTEVGDQDLESLAAIEAELERVAHKLHELRRG